Proteins from a single region of Parambassis ranga chromosome 16, fParRan2.1, whole genome shotgun sequence:
- the c4b gene encoding complement C4-B isoform X3, which produces MCFTSVLVRRCLSRWRRQMFLLLFTWNMRLEIDSEMWSKLSPSPSYLLLVAESPAFTKRQITRVLISKHRGYIFIQTDQPMYNPTQRVNYRIFALNHLMRPQEEMMQISVFNAAGNRVKKTLNHPAGGIFRSSFFIPSISKMGTWKITAHYVGDEANAVSREFKVQKFVLPTFDVDIAMEENYVYLNAEQIKFTISAMYTYGEKVQGAYHCQFGVLKKGTRHDEKQTHDFIKGLELTGSVQNGSASVHLQTSELNSKLQNHLNQTLSDLLKSGKQIYLRVFVTNIQSGEVQEAEVHLPIISQKYSIDFSRTRSHFLPGYPLDVVVFVRLPDGTPAAGLPVEINLHPSSEERWQTTTDQEGAAFHTFNLQDVPEITVVVSSDELEKRKTIRRAASPSNSYLYMTFTPMMYSVGDSLAITFNTINAPQNGSIYYMVLSRGMLIESRSVALGVSVKGKLQITAKMVPSFHLIGYYHNRHGDIIADSVWVDVRDECEIKVKVEKKGPFMPGKHSVLEFDLQDQRAKVALLAVDKAFYALNADNKLTPKEMFSAMASYDLGCTHSDGADSASVLLNAGLSFMSNSMTKHPKEVGCESLAARQKRSVDLKQELETLKSDFLDTDLKECCSQGFVQIPMTRTCQERANRVFLVKKNQTCADAFLKCCIKAESLRQRKMQEDNQKGFGRTITEAELEVAIESSFQNVRRFFPPSFEFTEFDVNRKRSYSLALPDSITTWEIQIVTLSMDTGFCVVKPTEVKAFKDTFVSLTLPYSVKKYEQLSISPVIYNYGDTNLQVAVHMEQTQGLCSPGSATSTSFVNITLKETSSQFVSFSAVPMVTGSIPIKIHLFDIEMGWGIDVIEKKLNVQPEGLVQTLEETKTVELDSGKSTDTLTIDGFLPDDTVPDYSSNLFISLEGNGFGNSYAKKLLSAKTIANLIDLPDGCLEQTMTILAPTVLAVRYLDLSDQWFDLPAGSRDDAFDKIETGYMKILSYKQRRTGSYGVFSSVQSSNWVTALVVKMLSLVAQRQTVTFGQQGRAAKVVPEEEITDSVIYLLSIQNKDDSFSDQHPVLHRNVLESKDQKAAMTAFITLALHHSRAFVPLQVQNNVEASISRSARYLQSTLDQLQHPYAVAITAYCLAVCLPEGTNHSAMWTKLQALSTKGKDGCYLWTTDSSPQNQKVGTAITVETTAYALLAAVELGENEWADKTACWLTTQENYFGGYKSTQDTVMALEALSEYELKRPARPDVNIIAQFTVPGKGDIVTLTLENQKEKVETDLKKLVGNNITLHLTGKGKAKLKVLKSYHLLGPKDRCTQLSISVTVEGKVKYTAKVIENYDYYDYDNNEDKAAQEPQIAIDGSDTHIRNRRAADNDVNSKEVVTYTVCVRVNSNLTGMAIADITLLSGFVAVTDDLEKLKLPPEQYISHYEVSYGRVLIYFNELFQREECISFTAEQKVPVGLLQPAPAVFYDYYEPSRRCTVFYSAPQRSKMVSTLCSEDVCQCAERPCHKLQETFKLNKKRRVSTDERELHACFSPTVDYAYIVEVLSVSVKSNFELFKSKVIEVIKSNGDLPVTENSVRAFAKRLQCKVKLDVGTQYLIMGKDGSTTDSDGQMQYLLVSNTWVEKRPSTQDCSKTAHRAACQRFDTFIAQYKLNGCTQ; this is translated from the exons TACCCAGCATCTCAAA GATGGGCACATGGAAGATTACAGCACACTATGTAGGAGATGAAGCAAATGCTGTTTCCAGAGAGTTCAAGGTCCAAAAATTTG TTTTGCCAACTTTTGATGTGGACATCGCAATGGAAGAGAactatgtttatttaaatgctgAGCAGATTAAGTTCACCATCTCTGCAAT GTACACATATGGTGAGAAGGTTCAAGGGGCTTACCACTGCCAGTTTggagttttaaaaaaaggtacAAGGCATGATGAAAAACAGACCCATGATTTTATCAAAGGATTGGAGCTAACTGGATCG GTCCAGAATGGATCGGCATCAGTTCATCTTCAAACTTCAGAGTTAAATTCAAAGCTGCAAAACCATCTGAACCAAACGCTGTCTGACCTGCTGAAAAGTGGAAAACAAATCTATCTGAGAGTATTTGTCACCAACATACAAA gTGGTGAAGTACAAGAAGCAGAAGTTCACCTTCCTATCATTTCCCAAAAATACTCCATTGATTTCTCACGAACACGCTCTCATTTTCTTCCTGGATATCCTCTGGATGTGGTG gtgtTTGTGCGTCTCCCAGATGGCACCCCAGCAGCTGGTCTGCCAGTAGAAATTAATCTACATCCATCTTCAGAGGAACGTTGGCAGACCACCACTGATCAGGAGGGGGCAGCGTTTCATACCTTTAATCTTCAGGACGTGCCGGAGATTACAGTTGTT GTGTCTTCAGACGagctggaaaaaagaaaaacaattcgCCGTGCTGCATCTCCAAGTAACAGCTACCTTTACATGACTTTTACCCCAATGATGTACTCTGTGGGGGATTCACTTGCCATAACATTCAACACTATCAATGCCCCACAAAATGGCTCTATATACTACATG GTTTTAAGCCGTGGGATGCTAATAGAAAGCCGTTCTGTCGCACTTGGTGTATCAGTTAAAGGGAAGCTGCAGATAACGGCTAAAATGGTTCCATCTTTCCATTTGATTGGATATTATCACAACAGGCATGGTGACATCATAGCAGACTCAGTGTGGGTGGATGTCAGGGATGAATGTGAAATAAAGGTCAAG GTAGAAAAGAAAGGACCATTTATGCCTGGAAAACATTCTGTACTGGAATTTGACCTCCAGGATCAAAGGGCCAAAGTGGCTTTACTGGCTGTGGATAAGGCCTTCTATGCACTTAATGCTGATAATAAACTCACACCCAAAGAG ATGTTTTCCGCCATGGCATCATATGACCTTGGTTGTACACATAGTGATGGAGCTGACTCTGCATCAGTGCTGTTAAATGCTGGCCTGTCTTTTATGTCTAATTCCATGACAAAGCATCCAAAGG AAGTTGGCTGTGAATCACTAGCCGCACGACAAAAACGCTCTGTGGATCTTAAGCAGGAATTAGAAACTTTAA AATCGGACTTCCTCGACACAGACCTGAAGGAGTGTTGTTCTCAGGGGTTTGTCCAAATCCCGATGACACGAACATGCCAGGAACGAGCAAACAGGGTTTTTCTGGTGAAAAAGAATCAAACTTGTGCTGATGCCTTCCTAAAATGCTGCATAAAGGCAGAAAGTCTGAGACAAAGAAAGATGCAGGAGGATAATCAGAAAGGGTTTGGCAGGA CTATAACCGAAGCTGAATTGGAAGTCGCAATTGAGAGCTCTTTTCAGAATGTTCGACGATTCTTCCCTCCAAGCTTTGAATTCACAGAATTTGATGTAAACCGCAAAAGAAG TTATTCTTTGGCCCTCCCTGATTCGATCACCACATGGGAGATTCAGATCGTCACTTTATCTATGGACACAG GTTTCTGTGTAGTTAAACCCACTGAGGTCAAAGCATTTAAGGACACGTTTGTGTCCCTGACACTGCCTTACTCAGTGAAAAAGTACGAGCAACTGTCTATTTCGCCTGTTATCTACAACTATGGTGACACAAATCTACAG gTGGCAGTCCATATGGAACAAACACAAGGACTTTGCTCTCCTGGATCAGCCACTTCTACATCCTTTGTTAACATTACTCTTAAGGAAACCTCATCCCAGTTTGTCTCCTTCTCCGCTGTCCCCATGGTAACCGGCTCAATACCCATCAAAATCCATCTCTTTGATATAGAGATGGGTTGGGGAATAGATgtcattgaaaaaaaattgaatgtACAG CCAGAAGGGTTAGTACAGACCCTGGAAGAAACCAAAACCGTAGAATTAG ATTCAGGAAAGAGCACAGATACTTTAACAATTGATGGATTTTTACCAGATGACACCGTCCCTGACTACAGCTCCAACCTGTTTATCTCATTGGAAG GGAATGGATTTGGAAATTCATATGCGAAGAAACTTCTTTCAGCCAAGACAATAGCGAATCTGATCGACCTGCCTGATGGATGTTTAGAACAGACAATGACAATTCTGGCACCAACAGTCTTAGCAGTTCGCTACCTTGACTTAAGTGACCAGTGGTTTGACCTGCCAGCTGGTAGCAGAGATGATGCTTTTGATAAAATTGAGACAG GTTATATGAAGATTTTATCATACAAGCAAAGGAGAACTGGATCTTATGGAGTATTCTCTTCAGTCCAATCAAGTAATTG GGTGACTGCCCTTGTGGTGAAAATGCTTTCATTGGTGGCTCAGCGTCAGACAGTAACATTTGGCCAGCAGGGCAGAGCTGCTAAAGTTGTACCTGAAGAAGAGATCACCGATTCAGTCATTTACTTGCTCTCAATACAGAATAAGGATGACTCATTCAGTGACCAACATCCAGTGTTACACAGAAATGTCCTG GAAAGCAAAGACCAAAAAGCAGCCATGACTGCTTTCATTACTCTTGCACTGCACCACTCCCGAGCATTTGTGCCACTTCAAGTGCAAAATAATGTG GAGGCAAGCATATCAAGATCAGCTCGATATCTGCAGTCAACTCTGGACCAGCTTCAGCATCCTTATGCTGTTGCCATTACAGCTTACTGCCTCGCAGTCTGTCTGCCAGAAGGAACGAATCATTCAGCTATGTGGACCAAACTTCAAGCACTGTCTACTAAAG GAAAGGATGGCTGTTATCTTTGGACAACTGATTCCAGCCCACAAAATCAAAAGGTAGGAACTGCCATTACAGTAGAGACGACTGCCTACGCCCTTCTAGCTGCCGTGGAGCTTGGTGAAAATGAATGGGCAGACAAAACAGCCTGCTGGTTAACAACACAAGAAAATTATTTCGGAGGCTACAAATCTACACAG GATACAGTCATGGCACTGGAAGCGCTCTCAGAGTATGAGCTAAAGAGGCCAGCCAGACCTGATGTAAATATAATAGCACAGTTCACAGTCCCAGGAAAGGGAGACATTGTGACGCTTACGTTGGAAAATCAGAAGGAAAAGGTGGAAACGGACCTGAAG AAACTTGTAGGGAACAACATCACTCTGCATCTAACAGGGAAAGGAAAAGCCAAGCTTAAA GTTCTAAAGTCTTACCATTTACTGGGACCAAAGGATAGATGTACCCAACTGTCTATCAGCGTCACAGTGGAGGGGAAAGTGAAGTACACTG CCAAGGTCATTGAAAATTATGACTACTATGACTATGATAACAACGAGGACAAAGCAGCACAGGAGCCACAAATAGCGATTGATGGGTCTGACACCCACATCCGAAACAGGAGAGCTGCTGATAACGACGTTAATTCAAAGGAGGTTGTTACCTACACAGTCTGTGTCAG AGTGAACAGCAATCTTACAGGGATGGCCATTGCTGACATCACATTACTCAGTGGATTTGTTGCTGTAACAGACGACCTGGAGAAG CTAAAACTGCCGCCTGAACAATACATCAGCCATTATGAAGTGTCCTATGGAAGGGTGCTGATCTACTTCAATGAG CTCTTCCAACGCGAGGAATGTATTAGTTTTACGGCTGAACAAAAAGTGCCAGTTGGCCTTCTACAACCTGCTCCTGCAGTTTTCTATGATTATTATGAACCAA GCAGAAGGTGTACTGTGTTCTACTCTGCCCCACAAAGAAGCAAGATGGTCTCCACACTGTGTTCAGAAGATGTGTGCCAATGTGCAGAAA gaccGTGTCATAAACTACAAGAAACattcaaactaaataaaaaacGAAGAGTCAGTACGGATGAGCGTGAACTACATGCTTGTTTCTCCCCTACAGTTGATTATG catacATTGTTGAAGTCCTCAGTGTTTCGGTGAAGAGTAACTTTGAGCTCTTCAAGAGTAAAGTAATTGAAGTAATCAAGTCAA ATGGAGATTTGCCTGTGACTGAGAATTCTGTTCGAGCGTTTGCTAAGAGGCTCCAGTGCAAAGTGAAGTTAGACGTGGGAACACAGTATCTCATCATGGGCAAAGATGGCTCCACGACTGACTCAGATGGACA GATGCAGTATCTGTTGGTGTCAAACACCTGGGTAGAAAAACGCCCTTCAACACAAGACTGCAGTAAAACTGCCCATAGAGCCGCTTGTCAGAGGTTTGATACATTTATAGCACAGTACAAGTTAAACGGgtgcacacagtga